TTATCTTATTATTAACTAAATAATCATCAACTAAAATAATAGTAAAGGGGTAAAAAAAAGGAGCGTTCCTAAGATGAAAACAAGGCTTTTATCGAACATGTATGATTTTGAATGCAGGCTGTTTCGAAGTGTAAACCGTCATTTTGATCAAAAGATTCTAAATTTCTATTTTCGCAATATTACACATCTTGGTGGAGCTATTATCACAATCACGGTTTGTCTTTGTCTTATGTTTTTCACAAAAGGTAACGTACAAACTACAAGCATTGCTAGTGGATTATCACTTCTTTTAAGCCATCTTCCCGTGGCTATGGTTAAAAAACTGTATCCACGTAAAAGACCTTACATTGCACTTGTAGAAACAAAAGTACCTGCAAATCCATTGGAAGATCATTCCTTTCCATCAGGACATACAACTGCTATTTTTTCTGTTATCATTCCATTTATTTTATT
This genomic stretch from Metabacillus sp. B2-18 harbors:
- a CDS encoding phosphatase PAP2 family protein, with the protein product MKTRLLSNMYDFECRLFRSVNRHFDQKILNFYFRNITHLGGAIITITVCLCLMFFTKGNVQTTSIASGLSLLLSHLPVAMVKKLYPRKRPYIALVETKVPANPLEDHSFPSGHTTAIFSVIIPFILFMPQFALILLPVAISVGLSRMYLGLHYPSDVLAGCLLGSSAGFVSYTICHEILYKGFL